GGCTCAGCCGTCCTTGCCGTCCAGGCGGGTGCGGGTCAGCCAGGGCGTGTAGATGAAGAGGTAGATGGCAAAGGCCAGCGCCCACAGGCAGGCGGCGGCGTGCAGCGCCCCGGCGTACCACTGCGGCTGCACGGCCGGCACCAGCACGCGCAGCACGGTGGCCAGCATCACGAAGGCATAGGCCGCCACCTCGCCGCGCGAGGCCTGGAGCGGCCGCCCGGTGTGGCCGCGCGCCGTGCGCGTGACCATGCCGACGATCAGCCCGCCGACCACGCCCACGGCCAGCGCGTGCACGGCCAGCGACTCGGGCAGCCAGCCGGCCTGGGCGGCGGCCAGCAGGGCAAAGCCCACGGGCATCCAGGCATACGAGGCGTGCAGGATCCACAGGATGGGTCGGCGCAGCGTGACCCAGGGCTTCCACAGCGCCAGGCGCACGGCGTGCAGGGCGGCCGCAGCCACGGCGCCCGCGGCCACCAGCAGCGTCGGCGCAGCGCAGACCCACAGCACCAGCGCCGCGGCGGTCACGGCCAGCAGCGCCAGTTCGAACTTGCGCGGCACATTGATGACCAGGCCCGGCGTCACATTCTTGGTGAACATGGGCAGCACGCGGCCGGTGATCACGGTGATCACCATCAGCACCAGCGCCAGCTCGGCGTGCAGCGGCGCCAGCACCGGCAGCTGTACCAGGCCCAGGGCCGACAGGTGGAACAGCCCGTTGGCCAGCGCCATCAGCACCAGCAGCGAGATGAGCGGGATGTTGCGCCTGTTCTTGGCCTGGATGAGCACCCGCAGCAGGCTCACCGCGACGGCGGGCAGCAGCAGCATGTCCAGCGCGGCGTACACCGGGTATGGCGCGACGAACGCTGCCAGGCGGGCCGCCAGCCACAGCAGGGCCAGCGCGCCCAGCGTGGCACCCCGCGGGGTGGGCAGGCCCGTCCAGGCCTTCACGGCCGTCAGCAGGAAGCCCACGATGACGGCCGCGGCAAAGCCGAACAGCATCTCGTGCGCGTGCCACAGCATGGGCGGGATGGCCAGGTTCAGCTGCAGGTGGCCCAAGAAGACCAGCACCCACAGCGGTACCGACACGCAGGCCAGTAGGGCCGAACCCAGGTAGAACGGCCGAAAGCCCAGCCGCAGCAGGGGCAGGCCCTGCAGTGCCGGCGCCGCCGGGGCGGGTGCAGAGGAGCGTTGGGGGAAAGGCAGAGGCTGGTTCACGGCAGAAAGGGGTGCTGGTGGGCGACCGAGAGAGCGAACAATAAATTCATTTTAAATGAATCTTAATGGATGCACGCTGCTCCGCTCAGGGTTTGCCAGGGTTTCAGTGGCTGGCGCTCTTGGAAAACAGCTGGATGACCAGCACGCCGGCGACGATCCGGCCCATGCCGGCCAGGGCGGCGGCGTCCAGCTTCTGGTCGTAGAGCGCCCAGCCCACCAGCGAAATCAGCACGATGCCCAGGCCTGACCAGATGGCGTACACCACGCCCGTAGACATGGAGTTCATGACGCGAGCCATGCAGTAGAACGCCAGGCTGTAGCCCAGCACCGTGAGCACGCTGGGCCCCAGGCGCGTGAAGCCGGCGGAGGACTTGAGGGCCGAGGTGGCGACGACTTCCGACGCGATGGAGATGCCGAGCAGGACGTAGGGGTGCATGGTTGAAATCTCTGGTCAGGGCGCCGTGGCAAGCGCCATTTGCTATTCAATCGATAGCTGCTGGCGCTTGACTGGCAAGCGTTAGCGCCGGCTTTCGCATGAATTCCTGCGCTCGTCAGCCCGCCACGCAGACCAGCCGCTGCTCGCCCAGCCCGCTGGCCCCCAGCCGCATCTCGTCGCCCACGCGCAAAAAGCGCGGCTGCGGCTTTTGCCCCAGGCCGACGCCGGCCGGCGTGCCGGTCAGCACCAGGTCGCCCGGCTCCAGGGTCATGAACCGGCTGATGTAGGCCAGCACGGCGGGCACGCCGAAGAGGAAGTCGCGCGTGCTGCCGCTTTGCATGCGCTGGCCGTTCACCTGCAGCCACAGGTCGATGGCGTGCGGATCGGCGATCTCATCCGCCGTGACGAGCCACGGGCCCACGGGCGCGAACGTGTCGGCGCTCTTGCCCTTGTCCCACTGGCCGCCGCGCTCCATCTGCCAGGCGCGCTCGGACACATCGTTGGCCAGCACGTAGCCGGCGAGATGCCCCAGCGCATCGCCCTCGCTCACGCCCTGCATGCGCGTGCCGATGACCAGTCCCAGCTCCACCTCCCAGTCCACCTTGTCCGCGCTCGGCGGGATGCGCACCGCGTCGTGCGGGCCGCACAGGCTGCTGGTGGCCTTCATGAACAGTACGGGCTCGGGCGGCGGTGCCAGGCCCGTCTCGCGTGCGTGGTCGGCGTAGTTCAGGCCCACGCAGACGATCTTGCCCACGCCGCCCACCGGGCAGCCCAGGCGCGTGCCGGGGGGCACGGCCGGCAGCCGCGTGGCGTCGATGGCAGCCAGCGCCGCCAGCGTGCGGGCGCCAAGCTGCGCCGGGCCGATGTCGGGCACCAGCATGGACACGTCACGCACGGTGCCGTGCGCGTCCACGATGCCGGCGCTCTCGGCGCCGGGCGCGCCATGGCGAACGAGTTTCATGCGGTCTCCTTCAGGTGGGTCGCCGCGCCCTGCCCTTCGGGCGCCAGCAGTTGGGGCAGCAGCTGCGCCGCCGTGCCGCGCAGCACGGCGTGGGCGGCGCTGTCCAGCTCGCTGGCGGCCGGGTTCAGCACGACCACGCGCGCGCCCGCCTGGCGCGCCAGGTGCGCCAGGCCCGCGGCCGGATAGACGGCGCCCGCCGTGCCCACGACCAGCATCAGCTCGGCCGCCTGCGCGGCCTGCTGGGCAGCGTCCAGCACCTCGGCGGGCAGGCTCTCGCCGAACCAGACCACACCCGGGCGCACCAGGTTGCCGCAGGCAGCGCAGCGCGGCGGGCTGCCAGGCGCGGCGGCGTGCAGCTGGCAGCAGGCGCGGGGCGCGTCCAGCCAGCGGTCAAGCATCAGGTCGCCGTGCAGGCACAAAACGCCGGCGCTGCCCGCGCGCTGGTGCAGCCCGTCCACGTTCTGGGTGATGAGGGTGAGCCGGCCCGGGTGCCGCCGGGCAAATGCAGCCAAGGCCCGGTGCCCGGCGTTGGGCTGCACGGCGGCCACGCCGGCGCGGCGGTGGGCGTACCAGTCCCAGACCCGCGCCGGCGCGGCGCGAAAGCCGCGCTCACTGGCCATGTCCTGCGGGTTGAACTGCGCCCAATGGCCGCTGGTGGCGTCGCGAAAGGTGGGCACGCCCGATTCGGCGCTCATGCCCGCACCCGTGAGCACGGCGATGCGCGTGGCCTGCGCGATCCAGGCCTGCACGGCCTGCTGCTCCTGGGGCGAGTTCATGCGCTGCGCTGGCGCACCGCCTCGTACAGGCACACGGCGCTGGCCACCGACACGTTCAGGCTTTCCACGGCGCCCTGCATGGGGATATGCACCAGCGCGTCGCAGGTCTTGGCAGTGAGCTGGCGCATGCCTGGCCCCTCGGCGCCCAGCACCAGGGCCACGGGGCCCTTCAGGTCGGCCTGGTACAGCGACTGGTCGGCGTCGCCGCTGGTGCCGATGACCCAGATGCCCCGCTCCTTGAGCTCGCCCAGCGTGCGCGCCAGGTTGGTGACCATGAAGTACGGCACCGTCTCGGCCGCGCCGCTGGCCACCTTGGCGACGGTGGCGTTCACGCCCACGGCGTGGTCCTTGGGCGCGATGACGGCGTGTGCGCCGGCGCCATCGGCCACGCGCAGGCAGGCGCCCAGGTTGTGCGGGTCGGTCACGCCGTCCAGCACCAGCAGCAGCGGCGCCGTGACGCCCCGGGCCTCCAGGTCGTCCAGCAGGTCGTCCAGCGAATGCGTCTGCTCGATGGCCTGCACGCGCGCGGCCACGCCCTGGTGGCCGTGGCTGCCCGAGAGCTTGGCCAGGCGCAGGCCGTCGGCCTCGATCAGGCGCGTGCCGGCCTCGCGGGCGCGCTCCAGAAACTGGCGCATGCGCGCGTCGCGCCGGGTGGGCTCGTAGTAGATCTCGATGATGGATTGCGGCGCGGTTTTCAGGCGCACACCCACGGCATGGAAGCCGAAGAGGACTTTGGGGGTGGACATGCGCCGGATTATCGGCGCGCGGCCGGCGGCCGGCGGCGGCTGCGCACCAGGGCGGGCCGTAAAATCGCGCGCTTTCCGGTTGACAGGCGCCCTGCCCGCATGCCTTGCGGCGCCAGCGGCCCGCGCCGCCCTTTCACCTTCCCCTTGCCGCCATGATCTTTTCCCCCCTGCTGCGCTGGGCCCGGCGCACCAGCCTTGTCGCGCAGATTGCGCTGGCCCTGGTGGCCGGCGTGGCGCTGGCCTTCTTGCTGCCCGGCGCCACGCCCTACGTGGCCTTTTTGGGCACCCTGTTCATCTCGGCGCTCAAGGCCGTGGCGCCGGTGCTGGTGCTGGTGCTGGTCATGGCCGCCATCAGCAACCACGTGCCGGGCGAGGCCACGGGCATCCGGCCCATCCTGGTGCTGTACGTGATCGGCACGCTGGCGGCGGCCGTGGTGGGCGTGGCTGCCAGCCTGTGGTGGCCCAGCACGCTGACGCTGATGGCCGCGCCGCAAACCGGCGCCGCCCCGCCCGGCGCGGTGGGCGAGGTGCTGCTGAACGTGGCCAAAAGCGCGGTGGACAACCCGGTCAACGCGCTGCTGCAGGCCAACTACATCGGCGTGCTGGCCTGGGCCGTGGGGCTGGGGCTGGCGCTGCGCCACGCCTCGGCGGGCACCCGCGCCGTGCTGCACGATGCGGCGCAGGCCGTCACGGCGGTGATCCAGGCGGTCATCCGCTGCGCTCCGCTGGGCATCCTGGGCCTGGTGGCCAGCACCTTTGCCGAGGCCGGCACGCAGGCGCTGCACGGCTATGCCCACCTGCTGGCGGTGCTGGTGGGCTGCATGCTGTTCGTGGCGCTGGTGGTGAACCCGCTGATCGTCTGGGCCTGCATCCGCCGCAACCCGTATCCGCTGGTCCTCACCTGCCTGCGCGAGAGCGGCGTGACGGCGTTCTTCACCCGCAGCTCGGCGGCCAACATACCCATCAACCTGGCGCTGGCGCAGCGCCTGGGCCTGAAAGAGGAAACCTACAGCATCAGCATCCCGCTGGGCGCCACCATCAACATGGCCGGCGCGGCCATCACCATCAGCGTGCTGTCGCTGGCGGCGGCGCACACGCTGGGCGTGCAGGTGGACGTCTTCACCGCGCTGCTGCTGTGCGTGGTGGCGTCGGTCTGCGCCTGCGGCGCTTCGGGCGTGGCGGGCGGCTCGCTGCTGCTCATTCCGCTGGCGTGCAGCCTGTTCGGCATCAGCAACGACGTGGCCATGCAGGTGGTGGGCGTGGGCTTCATCATCGGCATCGTGCAGGACTCGGCCGAGACGGCGCTGAATTCCTCCACCGACGTGCTGTTCACCGCCGCGGCCGGGTTCCGTGAAGTGCGCCAGGGCGGGGGCGCTATCTGATCGATAGCTGCTGCCGCTTGATGGGCGGCGGTTTCAGGTACAAAACCAACTGAAACCCGCACCAGGCAAGCGCTGGTAGCTATCAATTTCATTGTGCGGCGATGCGTCCGCCCTCGATGGTGATGCGCCGCCCGCAGCGCGCGGCGATCTCGCGGTCGTGGGTGACCAGCACCAGCGTCGTGCCCTGCTCGCGGTTCAGGGCGAACATCAGCTCCATCACCGCTGCGCCGGTGGCAAAGTCCAGGCTGCCCGTGGGCTCGTCGGCCAGCAGCACCTGGGGCTGCACCACGAAGGCCCGCGCCAGCGCCACGCGCTGCTGCTCGCCGCCGGACAGCACCTTCGGGTAATGCGACAGCCGCTCGCCCAGGCCCACGCGGGCCAGCATGTCGGTGGCGCGCCGGCGCGCATCGCGCGCGCCCGCCAGCTCCAGCGGCAGCATCACGTTCTCCAGCGCCGTCAGGTTGGCCAGCAGCTGAAAGCTCTGGAACACGAAGCCCATGCGGCGCGCGCGCAGCGCGGCGCGCTCGTCCTCGTTCAGCGCGAACAGGTCCTGCCCGGCCACGCGCACGGTGCCGGCCGTGGGCACGTCCAGCCCGGCGATGAGCGACAGCAGCGTGCTCTTGCCCGAGCCCGAGGCGCCGACGATGGCGATGGTCTCGCGCGCGGCCACGGAGAAATCGATGTCCCTCAGAATGTCGAGGGTGCCGGTGGAGTCGGTGACGCTCTTGTGCAGGTGCTGCACGGCAATCAGGGCGTCGGGCGGCGCGGCGTGGAGGTCAGGCATGGATGCAGGCAAAGGAGCGGATGTGGACGAACGGATGAACAGGCGATGGCTGGGCCGGCGTGACTGTATCGCGGCGCTGGGCGCGCTGGGCCTGGCGGCGGCTGCCCCATCGGCCCGTGCAGCCCGCGCGCCGGTCATCCTGGTGGTGGGCGATTCGCTCAGCGCCGAGTACGGGCTGGCGCGCGGCAGCGGCTGGGTGGAGCTGCTGCGCCAGCAGCTGGCGCAGGACAAGGTCGCCGCTACGGTGGTCAACGCCAGCATCAGCGGCGACACCACCTCCGGCGGCCGCGCCCGGCTGGCGGCGCTGCTCACAAGCCACCAGCCCACGCACGTCATCCTTGAGCTGGGCGGCAACGATGCGCTGCGCGGCCTGCCGCTCAAGAACACCCAGGACAACCTGGCCTGGATGACCCAGCAGGCGCAGGACGCCGGCGCCCGCGTGCTGCTGCTGGGCATGCAGGTGCCGCCCAACTACGGCGGCGACTACGGCCGGCGCTTTGCGCAGATCTTTCAGGACGTGGCGCGCGAGAAGAAGGCGGCGCTGGTGCCGTTCTTCCTGCAGGGCGTGGCCGACGGGCCCGACGCCGCGCGCCTGTTCCAGGCCGACCGCATCCACCCCACCGCCCAGGCCCAGCCGATGATGCTGGCCAACGTGATGCCCGCGCTGAAGAAGCTGCTGCGCTAGGTGCAGGCGGCGGGCGCCGGGGCCAGCGCGCTGCGGTAGGCGTGCCAGGTGGCGTGCCCCAGCAGCGGCCCCACCAGCAGCAGCCCCGCGCCCCAGGCCAGCAGCGACAGGCCCACCAGCAGCGTGATGAGCGCGCCCCACAGCAGCAGGGTGGCGGGGTTGTCCAGCACCACGCGCATGCTGGTCAGCGCAGCGGTGAAGGCGTCGGTGTCGCGGTCCAGGATCAGCGGAATGGCCACCACCGTGAAGCAAAACACCAGGCCCGCAAACAGGCCGCCCACCGCCGCGTAGGCCAGCACGAACTGCCAGTTGTGCGGGTTGAACACGGCCTGCACCACGCCGGTGGTGGACGGCATGCCGGTGTTGAAGAACACCGCGAAGACCACCAGCGAAGCGCGGCCCCACAGCAGCTCCAGCACGATGAGGGCCAGCACCAGCATGGCCATGCTGGAGACGTGCCGGTCCCAGCACGTCAGCGACTCGCCCAGGCTGGGGGGCAAGCCGGCCTCGCGCCGTCGGCTGGTCTCGTACAGGCCCATAGCCAGAAAGGGGCCCACCAGCAGGCAGCCGCTGGCCAGGGACATGGTGTATTCGGGCCGCGCGCGAAACACCCAGCCCAGCAGCAGCGCCATGCCCCAGAAGCACAGGCCGTAGAACAGGCCCACGCCGGGCGCGGCCGCCAGGTCGCGCGCGCCACGCGCCAGCCAGGTGAAGGGCTGGCCGAGTTGCAGCGGCTGCAACACCAAAGGCGCCGGTTGCGGGGCGGCAGTGCCAGGGTTCGCGGTCGAATCCGTCATGGGGCGTGGCCCGGGGCAGGGGCGGCAGTCGTGGTGAATGCCCCACCTTAAGCGCCGCCCGGTGGCGGCAGCATCAAGGAAAGCCCGCACCCGCCTGTAGCGGGCGGCGGGGAGCGCCTCAGCCGAAAGCGCGCGCCAGCGCCTGCGCCAGGTCGGCGCGCAGGTCCTGCACATCCTCCAGCCCGACGCAAAAGCGCACCACCGTGCCGGCCGCCAGCTGCGGCGTGGCGCACCGGCGCATGGCCGCCAGCTCGTAGGGCACGACCAGGCTCATCGGCCCGCCCCAGCTGTAGCCCAGGCGAAACAGCTGCAGCGCGTCGCAAAACGCGTCGACCTGCGCCTGCCCGTATTGCGCACCGATCACCACGCTGAACAGGCCGGCCGCCCCGCCCTGCCCGCCGAAGGCAGCGCCGCACAGCGCCTGCCAGTGGTCATGGCCGGGCGAGCCGGGCAGCGCCGGGTGCAGCACCTGGGCGATGGCCGGCTGCCCGGCCAGCCAGCGGGCCAGTTCGCGCGCGGCCTCGTCATGCGCGCGGTAGCGCAGGGCGATGCTGGGCAGCGCGCGCAGCACGGCCTCAGCGTCGTTGGCGCCCACCCCCAGCCCCAGGCGCATATGCGTCAGCTTGAGTTTCAGGTGCAGCGCCTGGTCGCGCGTGGTGATGCTGCCCATCAGCACATCGCCACCGCCGCTGGGGTATTTGGTCAGGGCGTGTACGGAGACATCCACGCCCAGCGAGCCGTCGCCCAGCAGATCGAAAGGCGCAAAAGCCAGGCCAGCGCCCCAGGTGTTGTCCAGCGCGCAGGTCACCCCGCGCTCGCGGCAAATGCGCACCTGGGCCGGCAGGTCGGGGAATTCCATGGTCACGGAGCCCGCCGCCTCCAGCCACACCAGCCGGGTGCGGTCGGTGATCTTGGCAGCCAGGTCCTGCGGGTCCAGCGGGTCGAAGACCCGGTGGGTGACGCCGTAGTGCGCCAGCTCCACCTCGGCCAGCGCCTTGTTGGGGCTGTAGGCGTTGTCGGGCAGCAGCACCTCGTCGCCCGCGCGCAGCAGGGCCAGGGCGACGGTGGAAATCGCTGCCAGGCCGCTGGGCGCCAGCAGGCACTGCAGGCCACCTTCGAGCGTGGCGATGCGCTCTTCCAGCTGGTAGGTGGTAGGAGTGCCGTGCAGGCCGTAGGTGTAGCTGGTCTTGTCCTTCCACTCGCGCGCGCGCATGGCGGCGACGTTGGGAAAGAGCACTGTGGAGGCCTTGTGTACCGCCGGCTGCAGCGCGGCAAAGCCCGCAGGCGGCGTGTATTCGTGGTGCACGAGCCGCGTGGGCAGCAAGAGGGGGACTTCGGGGGGTGCGTGGATGGGAGTCTGGCTCATCCGCACATGGTAGCGGCCGGGCCTTCACAGCAGGCCCGGCCGCCGGGTTCAAGGCGCCTCAGGCCTTCAGGCGCCCGGGTTGATGGTCAGGTTGTTGACCACGCGCGTCACCCCTTCCACGCCCTGGGCAATCTGCGTGGCCCGCTCCTTGGCCACGGCGTTTTTGACCGGGCCGCTCAAGGTGACCACATGGTCCTTGGTGTCCACATCGATACGGATGGCGCTCAGCTCCGAATCCTTGGCCAGGCCGGCGTTGACGCGGGCGGTGATGCCGGCGTCTTCAACCGCAGCCTTGGCGTTGGCCGTCACCTCGCGCGTATCGGCCTTGGTCTGCTCGCTGGTTGCGTGCATCTTCTCGCGCGCTTCCTGCGTCATCTCCTCGGTCTTGACGCGGGCGTCATGGGCCGCCGCTTCCGTCTTTGCGCGTGCTTCCTGCGCTGCATCCTGCATATCGACCTTGGCGTTGTGCGCGGCAGCCTCGGTCTTGACCTTGGCGTCCTGCGCCGTGGCTTCGGTCTTGGCAATGGCGGAATCGAGCTTCTGTCCGGCCGTGCGATCGTCGTTCTTGTCGCACGCGGCCAGGCCCAGAGCCAGGGCAACGGCGGCGGCCAGGGTGGCAGTGCGCAGCAGCGGGGTATTTTTGGTGTGGCTGGTGTTCATGAAGGTTCTCCTTCCGGTGGACATGCCGGCTACTGTAGAAACGCCGCCGCGCGCAAGCGGGTCGGAGATGGCCGAATCACCGGTAGGACAAGTGCGGCACGCCTCGCGCCGGGCCGGCGGCGGCGCCACAATCCCCTCTCCATGCACCTTCCCGCCCTGCAACGCTGGCTGCCTTTTCTGGCCTGGCCCCGCCCCACGGCCGAGCTGCTGCGTGGCGAATTCTGGGCGGGCTTGACCGTGGGGCTGATGCTGGTGCCTCAGGGCGTGGCCTATGCCCACCTGGCCGGCATGCCGCTGGTCACCGGCATTTACGCCTCGCTGGTGCCGGCGCTCATCGCCGTGCTGTGGAGCTCGTCCACCCGCCTGGGCGTGGGCCCCACGGCGCTGACCAGCTTGCTGATCGGCGCCTCGCTCACCGGCCTGGCGGAGCCCGGCAGCGCCCACTGGGTGCAGCTGGCGGTGTGGATGGCGCTGCTGTCGGGCCTGCTGCAGCTGAGCCTGGGCGTGATGCGTTTTGGCTGGCTGCTCAACCTGGTCACCTCGCCGGTGCTGGGCAGCTTCACGCAGGCGGCGGCGCTCTTGATCCTGGCCTCGCAGCTGCCCGCCCTGCTGGGCCTGCGCACTACCTGGCACGCCCTGCTGCAGGCGCCCTCGCTGCACCACTTCGACCTGCGCGCCATGGCCTTTGGGCTGGGCAGCCTGGTCCTTTTGATGCTGGCGCGGCGCTGGCGCTCGGGCTTTCCCGCGGCCATGGTGGTCATCGCCTTGGCGGCCCTGGCCAGCTGGGCCATGGGCTTTGCCGATGCCGACGGCGCCGTGGTGGGCCACGTGCCTGCGGGCCTGCCGTCGCTGTACCTGCCCGGCTGGCTGCCCTGGGAGGAGTTCAGCTCGCTCACGCTGCCGGTGCTGGTCATCACGCTGGTGAGCTTCCTGGAAACGGCCTCCAGCGCCAAGGTGGACCATGCGCGCGGCGGCACCCGCTGGAACAAGAACCAGGACCTGATCGCCCACGGCATGGCCAAGATGAGCTCGGGCCTGTGCGGCGCCTTTGCCACCAGCGCCTCGTTCTCGCGCTCGGCCATTAATCTGTATGCCGGTGCCAAAAGCGGCTGGGCGACGCTGTTCGCCCTGCTGCTGGTGCTGGCCACGCTGCTGTGGCTCACCCCCGCGCTCTACCACGTGCCGCAGGCGGTGCTCGCCGCCGTGGTCGTGACGGCCGTCACCGGGCTCATCCAGCCGATCGGCATGCTGCGCCTGTGGCCGGTGTCGCGGGTGGAGACCACCATCGGATTGACCACCTTCGTGCTGACCCTGGCCAGCGCCCCGCGCCTGTACTGGGGCGTGCTGGCGGGGCTGGTCATGAACCTGTCGCACTTCCTGTACCTGCGCCTGCACCCGCGCATCATCGAAGTCGGCCTGCACCCGGACGGCAGCCTGCGCGATCGCCACCTGTGGCAACTGGCCCCGCTGGCGCCGCAGGTGCTGGCCCTGCGCATGGACGCGGAACTGGACTTTGCCTCTGCCGCCGCGCTGGAGCAGCGCGTGGCCGACGAGCTGGCCGCCCGGCCCGAGCTGCGCGAGCTGGCCCTGTTCGCGCTGTCCATCAACCGCATCGACGTGACTGGCGTGGAAGCCTTCATGCGCCTGCGCGCGCTGATGCAAAGCCGCGGCGGCGCGCTGCACGTGGCCGGGCTGAAACTGCCCGTGCAGCGCACGCTGGAGCGTGCCGGCGTGCTGCGAGAGGGCCCTGAACTGCGCGCCTGGCGCACTGACGCCGAAGCCATCGCGGCGTTGCAAGCGAGCGACACCCGGGAGCCCGCAGTGGCAAGCTAGCGCTGCTAAACTGCAGCCAGATTATTTGTTTCTTTTTGTGTCCACTTCCGCGTCCCTTGCCTCGGTCAATCTGAAGGACCTGCAGCTATCCACGGCCCATGCGCTGGTGGCGCAGTCGCTGGGCGGAGACGCGGCGCTGCGCGGGCGCGTGCCGCGCGAATACCTGCAGGCGCTGATCGACGGGCTGTGCGATCTGTCGCTGAAAGACCCACTCACTGGCCTGCCCAACCGCCGCTTCATCCGCGCCGTGCTCGACAGCGAGATCGACCGCGTGGCCCGCTCGGGCGAGGCGGCGCTGCTGCTGATGCTGGACATCGACCACTTCAAGCAGGTCAACGACCGCCACGGCCACGGCGCGGGCGACGTGGTGCTGCAGGTCGTCGCCCAGACGCTGCAGACCTGCCTGCGGCCCATGGACACTGTGGCGCGCTACGGCGGCGAAGAGTTCGCCATCGTCCTGCCCGCCTGCCAGTTCGGTTTCGGCCGCGTGGTGGCTGAGCGCGTGCGCCGCGCTGTCGAGGCCACGCCGATCGCCATTTCGCCCAGCCTCACCGTCCACGTCACGGTAAGCATCGGCGGCGCCTTCGCGCTGCAGTGGATCCGCAGCACCGTGCCCCTGTGGGCCGAGCGCGCCGACGCCGAGCTGTACAAGGCCAAGGCCGGCGGGCGCAACCGCATCAGCATCGAAGAGCAGCCCGACAGCACCGTGACGGCCGAAGAGAAAAGCATGCTGTTCGGCCCCCTATACACTCCATCGGGCTGGGGCGAGCTGCCCCCGCCGCTCGACCCGCCTGCATACAGCGCCTACTGAAAGACGATGATGAACGACGCGCTGTCGCCCCCCTCTTCCGCCCCCGCCACCCCGCCCGCCGCCCTGGCGCCCCTGCCCGGGCCGCTGGCCGCACGCATCATTGCCGTGACCAGCGGCAAGGGCGGCGTGGGCAAGACCTTCGTGTCGGCCAACCTGGCCGCCGCCCTGACGCGGCGCGGTT
The DNA window shown above is from Pulveribacter suum and carries:
- a CDS encoding BON domain-containing protein; translated protein: MNTSHTKNTPLLRTATLAAAVALALGLAACDKNDDRTAGQKLDSAIAKTEATAQDAKVKTEAAAHNAKVDMQDAAQEARAKTEAAAHDARVKTEEMTQEAREKMHATSEQTKADTREVTANAKAAVEDAGITARVNAGLAKDSELSAIRIDVDTKDHVVTLSGPVKNAVAKERATQIAQGVEGVTRVVNNLTINPGA
- a CDS encoding GGDEF domain-containing protein → MSTSASLASVNLKDLQLSTAHALVAQSLGGDAALRGRVPREYLQALIDGLCDLSLKDPLTGLPNRRFIRAVLDSEIDRVARSGEAALLLMLDIDHFKQVNDRHGHGAGDVVLQVVAQTLQTCLRPMDTVARYGGEEFAIVLPACQFGFGRVVAERVRRAVEATPIAISPSLTVHVTVSIGGAFALQWIRSTVPLWAERADAELYKAKAGGRNRISIEEQPDSTVTAEEKSMLFGPLYTPSGWGELPPPLDPPAYSAY
- a CDS encoding SulP family inorganic anion transporter — protein: MHLPALQRWLPFLAWPRPTAELLRGEFWAGLTVGLMLVPQGVAYAHLAGMPLVTGIYASLVPALIAVLWSSSTRLGVGPTALTSLLIGASLTGLAEPGSAHWVQLAVWMALLSGLLQLSLGVMRFGWLLNLVTSPVLGSFTQAAALLILASQLPALLGLRTTWHALLQAPSLHHFDLRAMAFGLGSLVLLMLARRWRSGFPAAMVVIALAALASWAMGFADADGAVVGHVPAGLPSLYLPGWLPWEEFSSLTLPVLVITLVSFLETASSAKVDHARGGTRWNKNQDLIAHGMAKMSSGLCGAFATSASFSRSAINLYAGAKSGWATLFALLLVLATLLWLTPALYHVPQAVLAAVVVTAVTGLIQPIGMLRLWPVSRVETTIGLTTFVLTLASAPRLYWGVLAGLVMNLSHFLYLRLHPRIIEVGLHPDGSLRDRHLWQLAPLAPQVLALRMDAELDFASAAALEQRVADELAARPELRELALFALSINRIDVTGVEAFMRLRALMQSRGGALHVAGLKLPVQRTLERAGVLREGPELRAWRTDAEAIAALQASDTREPAVAS